A window of the Bufo gargarizans isolate SCDJY-AF-19 chromosome 1, ASM1485885v1, whole genome shotgun sequence genome harbors these coding sequences:
- the LOC122926899 gene encoding C-X-C motif chemokine 13-like: MRSNFVLLWVLISLHCFFTTYGIWESRFVRRRCKCLKTTNNAIPREHFQHVKVLHETQNCRKKEIIIFLKNSNIVCVNPKAEWVKVEILNEKVK, encoded by the exons ATGAGAAGCAACTTTGTTTTGCTGTGGGTCCTTATATCTCTGCATTGCTTCTTTACCACATACG GCATTTGGGAAAGCAGATTTGTTAGAAGAAGGTGCAAATgtttaaaaacaaccaataatgcCATTCCGCGTGAACATTTTCAACATGTTAAAGTTTTGCATGAAACACAAAATTgcagaaaaaaagaaatcat CATTTTTCTAAAGAACAGTAATATTGTGTGTGTGAATCCAAAAGCTGAATGGGTTAAAGTGGAGATATTAAATGAAAAG GTAAAATAA